A window of the Aeromicrobium phoceense genome harbors these coding sequences:
- a CDS encoding patatin-like phospholipase family protein, whose protein sequence is MEQTRAVDLVLEGGGVKGIALVGAATALAEHGYTFARIGGSSAGAMVGSVMAAMQHAGEPFSRVDDIMRTIDYSAFLDRRKRGAMLGWWPRAADAWGVMFHLGAHPGRHMEQWLKGVLGDLGVRTFGDLYFDDPGSALPQGQSYRLVVTASDLSRQRAMFLPWDLPAHGHDPDEYSVARAVRASAAIPFLFEPVRLKSKYGTLTLADGSLLRSYPIELFDRRDGLPSRWPTLGVRLSSPAGERAKAKPVTSPLSLLTNLIFTTVDSTQVRHVSDPAAIDRSIFAKPKGVRWTDFDLTPEQRTSLFESGHKAATAWVERNPSGPPVPEPVEAADVIPSWRPEPIE, encoded by the coding sequence GTGGAGCAGACGCGCGCGGTCGACCTCGTTCTCGAGGGCGGGGGAGTCAAGGGGATCGCCCTGGTGGGCGCCGCGACCGCGCTGGCTGAGCACGGTTACACGTTCGCGCGGATCGGCGGGTCGTCGGCCGGGGCGATGGTGGGCTCGGTGATGGCGGCAATGCAGCACGCGGGCGAGCCGTTCAGTCGTGTCGACGACATCATGCGCACGATCGACTACAGCGCGTTCCTCGACCGTCGCAAGCGCGGCGCGATGCTGGGGTGGTGGCCGCGGGCCGCCGACGCGTGGGGCGTGATGTTCCACCTCGGGGCGCACCCCGGCCGCCACATGGAGCAGTGGCTGAAGGGCGTCCTGGGCGACCTCGGCGTGCGTACTTTCGGCGACCTCTACTTCGACGACCCGGGCAGCGCGCTGCCGCAGGGCCAGTCGTACCGCCTCGTGGTCACCGCCAGCGACCTCTCCCGCCAGCGGGCCATGTTCCTGCCCTGGGACCTGCCCGCCCACGGCCACGACCCCGACGAGTACTCGGTGGCGCGGGCGGTGCGCGCGTCGGCCGCCATCCCGTTCCTGTTCGAGCCCGTCCGGCTGAAGTCGAAGTACGGCACCCTGACGCTGGCCGACGGCTCGCTCCTGCGCAGCTACCCAATCGAATTGTTCGACCGGCGCGACGGGTTGCCGAGCCGCTGGCCCACCCTCGGCGTGCGGCTCAGCTCCCCGGCGGGGGAGCGGGCGAAGGCCAAGCCCGTCACGTCGCCACTGTCGTTGCTGACGAACCTCATCTTCACCACCGTCGACTCCACCCAGGTGCGCCACGTCAGCGACCCGGCCGCGATCGACCGCAGCATCTTCGCCAAGCCGAAGGGCGTGCGCTGGACCGACTTCGATCTCACGCCCGAGCAGCGCACGAGCCTGTTCGAGTCGGGCCACAAGGCGGCCACCGCCTGGGTCGAGCGGAACCCTTCCGGGCCGCCGGTTCCCGAGCCCGTCGAGGCTGCCGACGTCATCCCGTCGTGGCGTCCCGAGCCCATCGAGTGA
- a CDS encoding SatD family protein: MEMKVSPSQAVALIGDLVASRQATSRAEAQERLIDALATAAELVPSDQRPAPTIGDEFQSTHATVHDALLTALVVRLALPEEMDARVGIGVGAFEVVGRSEYGLTQDGPAWWNARDAIGEVERRVTRQSGLRTWVHEGGTVNAYLMARDQVVSGFDGRQRRLTLGLLQGRTQRELAAAEGISASAVSQSLRRSGALAVVDGVELVR, from the coding sequence ATGGAAATGAAGGTGTCACCTTCACAGGCCGTGGCGCTGATCGGCGACCTCGTGGCCTCACGGCAGGCCACCTCGCGCGCTGAAGCGCAAGAGCGGCTCATCGACGCCCTGGCCACCGCGGCCGAGCTCGTCCCGTCGGACCAGCGGCCCGCTCCCACGATCGGCGACGAGTTCCAGTCCACCCACGCCACGGTGCATGACGCCCTGCTCACCGCGCTCGTCGTGCGGCTCGCGCTCCCGGAGGAGATGGACGCCCGCGTGGGCATCGGTGTCGGCGCCTTCGAAGTCGTCGGTCGCTCCGAGTACGGTCTCACCCAGGACGGGCCGGCCTGGTGGAACGCGCGCGACGCGATCGGCGAGGTCGAACGACGCGTCACCCGCCAGTCGGGGCTGCGCACGTGGGTGCATGAAGGGGGAACCGTGAACGCGTATCTGATGGCTCGCGACCAGGTGGTGAGCGGGTTCGACGGCCGGCAGCGCCGGCTGACGCTGGGCCTACTCCAGGGCCGCACGCAGCGCGAGCTCGCCGCGGCCGAGGGCATCTCCGCGTCCGCCGTCTCCCAGTCGCTGCGTCGCAGCGGTGCGCTGGCCGTCGTCGACGGTGTGGAGCTGGTGCGCTGA
- the ilvD gene encoding dihydroxy-acid dehydratase: MAETPDTPDIDIKPRSRDVTDGLEKTAARGMLRAVGMGDDDWVKPQIGVASSWNEITPCNLSLDRLAKAVKEGVHTGGGYPLEFGTISVSDGISMGHEGMHFSLVSREVIADSVEVVMSAERLDGSVLLAGCDKSLPGMLMAAARLDLSSVFLYAGSTLPGNVDGKDVTIIDAFEAVGACMKGLITRDEVDRIERAICPGEGACGGMYTANTMASAAEALGMSLPGSAAPPAPDRRRDEYARKSGEAVVELLRKGITARDIMTLEAFENAITVVMALGGSTNAVLHLLAIAREAGVPLTLEDFNRVGDKVPHLGDLKPFGRYVMNDVDKVGGIPVIMKALLDAGLMHGDVMTVTGKTMAENLAHIDLGLDGDVIRPLDKPIHKTGGLTILHGTLAPEGAVVKSAGFDESVFRGTARVFDGERAAMDALEDGTVVAGDVVVIRYEGPKGGPGMREMLAITGAIKGAGLGKDVLLLTDGRFSGGTTGLCVGHVAPEAVDGGPIAFVRDGDPITLDVANKRLDVEIDDADLEQRKVGWEPNPPKYTSGVLAKYRKLVSSAAHGAVTG, translated from the coding sequence ATGGCCGAGACCCCCGACACGCCCGACATCGACATCAAGCCGCGCAGCCGCGACGTCACCGACGGCCTGGAGAAGACCGCCGCGCGCGGCATGCTCCGCGCGGTCGGCATGGGGGACGACGACTGGGTGAAGCCCCAGATCGGTGTCGCGTCCAGCTGGAACGAGATCACCCCGTGCAACCTCTCGCTCGACCGGCTCGCCAAGGCCGTCAAGGAGGGTGTGCACACCGGCGGCGGGTACCCGCTCGAGTTCGGCACGATCAGCGTCTCCGACGGCATCAGCATGGGCCACGAGGGCATGCACTTCTCCCTCGTCAGCCGTGAGGTCATCGCCGACTCGGTCGAGGTCGTCATGTCGGCCGAGCGCCTCGACGGCTCGGTGCTGCTGGCCGGCTGCGACAAGAGCCTGCCCGGCATGCTCATGGCCGCCGCGCGCCTCGACCTCTCCAGCGTCTTCCTCTACGCCGGCTCCACCCTGCCGGGCAACGTCGACGGCAAGGACGTCACGATCATCGACGCCTTCGAGGCCGTCGGCGCCTGCATGAAGGGCCTCATCACCCGCGACGAGGTCGACCGCATCGAGCGCGCGATCTGCCCCGGCGAAGGTGCCTGCGGCGGCATGTACACCGCCAACACGATGGCGTCGGCCGCCGAGGCGCTCGGCATGAGCCTGCCCGGCTCGGCCGCCCCGCCGGCCCCCGACCGCCGCCGCGACGAGTACGCCCGCAAGTCCGGCGAGGCCGTCGTCGAGCTGCTCCGCAAGGGCATCACCGCGCGCGACATCATGACGCTCGAGGCCTTCGAGAACGCCATCACCGTGGTCATGGCGCTCGGCGGCTCCACCAACGCCGTGCTGCACCTGCTGGCGATCGCCCGCGAGGCCGGCGTCCCGCTGACGCTCGAGGACTTCAACCGCGTCGGCGACAAGGTCCCGCACCTGGGCGACCTCAAGCCCTTCGGCCGCTACGTCATGAACGACGTCGACAAGGTCGGCGGCATCCCCGTGATCATGAAGGCGCTGCTCGACGCGGGCCTCATGCACGGCGACGTCATGACCGTCACCGGCAAGACGATGGCCGAGAACCTCGCCCACATCGACCTCGGTCTCGACGGCGACGTCATCCGGCCCCTGGACAAGCCGATCCACAAGACCGGCGGCCTCACGATCCTGCACGGCACGCTCGCCCCCGAGGGTGCGGTCGTCAAGAGCGCCGGCTTCGACGAGTCGGTCTTCCGCGGCACTGCCCGCGTGTTCGACGGCGAGCGCGCCGCGATGGATGCGCTGGAGGACGGCACCGTCGTCGCCGGCGACGTCGTCGTCATCCGCTACGAGGGCCCCAAGGGCGGCCCGGGCATGCGCGAGATGCTCGCCATCACCGGTGCCATCAAGGGCGCAGGCCTCGGCAAGGACGTCCTGCTGCTGACCGACGGTCGCTTCTCCGGTGGCACCACCGGCCTGTGCGTCGGCCACGTCGCGCCGGAGGCCGTCGACGGCGGCCCGATCGCGTTCGTGCGCGACGGCGACCCGATCACGCTCGACGTGGCGAACAAGCGCCTCGACGTCGAGATCGACGACGCCGACCTCGAGCAGCGCAAGGTCGGCTGGGAGCCCAACCCGCCGAAGTACACCAGCGGCGTTCTGGCCAAGTACCGCAAACTGGTCAGCTCGGCCGCGCACGGCGCCGTCACGGGCTGA
- a CDS encoding SDR family NAD(P)-dependent oxidoreductase, whose product MPNFTDDELATALKVLGEAQHLGDEDEAYVALRRACGKFYKDVKKQRRRAKRDAVNEADREVVSLTATGSPRRIDDETAGIPLVSTARGASAGVLQVARGCYICKDKYTVVDAFYHQLCPKCAALSHAKRDQRTDLTGRRALLTGGRAKIGMYIALRLLRDGAHLTITTRFPRHAGRRLSAQPDSDEWIDRLKIVGIDLRDPAQVIGLADEIAASGPLDILINNAAQTVKRQPGAYQAIADAEAQPLPEGYVPELITFGHTSDAHPASLVGSVSSHPALAGDAVTAEELTAIALEAGSADLERIDAGGLLPDLVDTNSWVQHVGQVDALELLEVQLCNSVAPFILISRLRPAMAASAARRKYVVNVSAMEGQFSRGYKGPGHPHTNMAKAALNMLTRTSAREMFETDEILMTAVDTGWITDERPHVTKQRLAQEGFKAPLDLVDGAARVYDPIVQGEDGVDLHGVFLKDFEPFPW is encoded by the coding sequence GTGCCGAACTTCACCGACGACGAGCTCGCGACCGCCCTCAAGGTGCTGGGCGAGGCGCAGCACCTCGGTGACGAGGACGAGGCCTACGTGGCCCTCCGCCGCGCGTGCGGCAAGTTCTACAAGGACGTCAAGAAGCAGCGCCGCAGGGCCAAGCGCGACGCCGTCAACGAGGCCGACCGTGAGGTCGTCTCGCTGACCGCCACCGGCTCGCCGCGCCGCATCGACGACGAGACCGCCGGCATCCCGCTGGTCTCCACCGCGCGCGGTGCGTCGGCGGGCGTGCTGCAGGTGGCCCGCGGCTGCTACATCTGCAAGGACAAGTACACGGTGGTCGACGCGTTCTACCACCAGCTGTGCCCGAAGTGCGCCGCCCTGAGCCACGCCAAGCGCGACCAGCGCACCGACCTGACCGGACGCCGCGCGCTGCTCACCGGCGGCCGCGCCAAGATCGGCATGTACATCGCGCTGCGGCTGCTGCGCGACGGCGCGCACCTCACGATCACCACGCGCTTCCCGCGCCACGCGGGGCGCCGCCTCAGCGCCCAGCCCGACAGCGACGAGTGGATCGACCGGCTCAAGATCGTCGGCATCGACCTGCGTGACCCCGCCCAGGTGATCGGCCTCGCCGACGAGATCGCGGCGTCGGGCCCGCTCGACATCCTCATCAACAACGCCGCCCAGACGGTGAAGCGTCAGCCCGGGGCCTACCAGGCCATTGCCGACGCCGAGGCGCAGCCGCTGCCCGAGGGCTACGTGCCCGAGCTGATCACGTTCGGCCACACGAGCGACGCCCACCCGGCCTCGCTCGTGGGCTCCGTGAGCTCGCACCCGGCGCTCGCCGGCGACGCCGTCACGGCCGAGGAGCTCACCGCGATCGCCCTCGAGGCCGGCTCGGCCGACCTCGAGCGCATCGACGCCGGAGGCCTGCTGCCCGACCTCGTCGACACCAACAGCTGGGTCCAGCACGTCGGCCAGGTCGATGCGCTCGAGCTGCTCGAGGTCCAGCTCTGCAACAGCGTCGCGCCCTTCATCCTGATCAGCCGGCTGCGTCCGGCCATGGCCGCCTCGGCCGCCCGCCGCAAGTACGTCGTCAACGTCTCGGCGATGGAGGGACAGTTCTCCCGCGGGTACAAGGGACCCGGCCACCCGCACACGAACATGGCGAAGGCCGCGCTCAACATGCTCACCCGCACCAGCGCGCGCGAGATGTTCGAGACGGACGAGATCCTGATGACCGCCGTCGACACCGGCTGGATCACCGACGAGCGCCCCCACGTCACGAAGCAGCGCCTCGCGCAAGAGGGGTTCAAGGCCCCGCTCGACCTCGTCGACGGCGCCGCCCGCGTCTACGACCCGATCGTCCAGGGCGAGGACGGCGTCGACCTCCACGGCGTCTTCCTGAAGGACTTCGAGCCCTTTCCCTGGTGA
- a CDS encoding GNAT family N-acetyltransferase translates to MDFTSLTTERLDLSAVSFADLAELHTLHADPRVWTHLPSGVHTDEQRTRADLEMYTADWERDGLGYWTARRRSDGELVGIGGVRLRPTGVWNLYYRLAPDHQGQGYALEIVRAAFEAAASYDPEAPIVAYLLEHNEASRRTAERAGMTQVWRGPDREVPGGVRLVYADRTLSAAALAAFTD, encoded by the coding sequence ATGGACTTCACAAGCCTGACCACCGAGCGGCTCGACCTGTCCGCGGTGTCGTTCGCTGACCTCGCCGAGCTCCACACGCTGCACGCGGACCCGCGGGTCTGGACGCACCTGCCCTCCGGCGTGCACACCGATGAGCAGCGGACCCGTGCCGACCTCGAGATGTACACCGCGGACTGGGAGCGGGACGGCCTCGGCTACTGGACGGCGCGGCGGCGCAGCGACGGTGAGCTGGTGGGCATCGGGGGAGTGCGGCTGCGCCCGACCGGAGTCTGGAATCTCTACTACCGGCTCGCCCCTGACCACCAGGGCCAGGGATACGCGCTGGAGATCGTGCGGGCCGCGTTCGAGGCGGCCGCCTCGTACGATCCCGAGGCGCCCATCGTGGCCTACCTGCTGGAGCACAACGAGGCGTCGCGTCGCACCGCCGAGCGGGCCGGGATGACGCAGGTGTGGCGCGGGCCCGATCGCGAGGTGCCCGGCGGCGTCCGGCTGGTCTACGCCGACCGGACCCTCTCAGCGGCTGCTCTCGCGGCCTTCACGGACTGA
- a CDS encoding acetolactate synthase large subunit, whose protein sequence is MTETAPETMTGAQSLVRSLEKAGVEVIFGIPGGAILPAYDPLYDSSIRHVLVRHEQGAGHAAQGYAMATGKVGVCMATSGPGATNLVTAIADAYLDSVPIVAVTGQVASSVIGSDAFQEADIRGITMPITKHSFLVTDPAEIPRVVAEAFHIASTGRPGPVLVDVAKDALQAVTTHEWPHELALPGYRPTTRPHNKQVREAARLIAEAKKPILYVGGGVIKADASAELKMLAELTQIPVVTTLMARGAFPDSHELHLGMPGMHGTVAAVAGLQRSDLLITLGARFDDRVTGNLDTFAPDAKVIHADIDPAEISKNRVADVPIVGDAREVIADLIRALQKQSQDDELTGDYTAWRNYILNVKAQFPVAYDKPSEGLAPQTVIERINAAAGAEAIYTAGVGQHQMWAAHYVQYERPRQWLNSGGAGTMGYGVPAAMGAKVGDPDRVVWAIDGDGCFQMTNQELATCAIEGIPIKVAVINNSSLGMVRQWQTLFYEGRYSNTDLNTGPESIGARRIPDFVKLAEAYGCIGLRCESEDELDEVIAKAMSINDVPVVIDFVVERDAMVWPMVAAGTSNDDIKIARDLAPEWEDEDL, encoded by the coding sequence ATGACCGAGACGGCACCGGAGACGATGACCGGGGCGCAGAGCCTCGTCCGATCGCTGGAAAAGGCCGGGGTCGAGGTCATCTTCGGGATTCCCGGAGGCGCGATCCTGCCCGCCTACGACCCGCTGTACGACTCCTCGATCCGCCACGTGCTGGTCCGTCACGAGCAGGGTGCGGGTCACGCCGCACAGGGCTACGCCATGGCCACCGGCAAGGTCGGCGTGTGCATGGCCACCTCGGGCCCCGGCGCCACGAACCTCGTCACCGCGATCGCCGACGCCTACCTCGACTCGGTGCCGATCGTCGCCGTCACCGGACAGGTCGCCAGCAGCGTCATCGGCTCGGACGCCTTCCAGGAGGCCGACATCCGCGGCATCACGATGCCAATCACCAAGCACAGCTTCCTCGTGACCGACCCGGCCGAGATCCCGCGCGTCGTGGCCGAGGCCTTCCACATCGCCTCCACCGGCCGTCCCGGGCCCGTGCTGGTCGACGTCGCCAAGGACGCGCTCCAGGCCGTCACCACCCACGAGTGGCCGCACGAGCTCGCGCTGCCGGGCTACCGGCCCACCACGCGCCCGCACAACAAGCAGGTCCGCGAGGCCGCCCGCCTCATCGCCGAGGCGAAGAAGCCGATCCTCTACGTCGGCGGCGGCGTCATCAAGGCCGACGCGTCGGCCGAGCTCAAGATGCTCGCCGAGCTGACCCAGATCCCCGTCGTCACCACGCTGATGGCACGCGGCGCGTTCCCCGACTCCCACGAGCTGCACCTGGGCATGCCGGGCATGCACGGCACGGTGGCCGCGGTCGCCGGCCTCCAGCGCTCCGACCTGCTGATCACCCTCGGCGCCCGCTTCGACGACCGCGTCACCGGCAACCTCGACACGTTCGCGCCCGACGCCAAGGTGATCCACGCCGACATCGACCCGGCCGAGATCAGCAAGAACCGCGTCGCCGACGTGCCGATCGTGGGCGACGCCCGCGAGGTCATCGCCGACCTCATCCGCGCCCTGCAGAAGCAGTCGCAGGACGATGAGCTCACCGGCGACTACACCGCGTGGCGCAACTACATCCTCAACGTCAAGGCTCAGTTCCCGGTGGCGTACGACAAGCCCTCCGAGGGCCTGGCGCCGCAGACCGTGATCGAGCGCATCAACGCGGCCGCCGGCGCCGAGGCGATCTACACCGCGGGCGTCGGTCAGCACCAGATGTGGGCCGCGCACTACGTCCAGTACGAGCGCCCGCGCCAGTGGCTCAACTCCGGCGGTGCCGGCACGATGGGCTACGGCGTGCCCGCCGCGATGGGTGCCAAGGTCGGCGACCCCGACCGTGTCGTCTGGGCCATCGACGGCGACGGCTGCTTCCAGATGACCAACCAGGAGCTGGCCACCTGCGCGATCGAGGGCATCCCGATCAAGGTCGCGGTGATCAACAACTCCTCGCTGGGCATGGTGCGCCAGTGGCAGACCCTCTTCTACGAGGGCCGCTACTCCAACACCGACCTGAACACCGGTCCCGAGTCGATCGGCGCCCGCCGGATCCCCGACTTCGTCAAGCTCGCCGAGGCCTACGGCTGCATCGGCCTGCGCTGCGAGAGCGAGGACGAGCTCGACGAGGTCATCGCCAAGGCGATGAGCATCAACGACGTGCCCGTCGTGATCGACTTCGTCGTCGAGCGCGACGCGATGGTCTGGCCCATGGTCGCCGCCGGCACCAGCAACGACGACATCAAGATCGCTCGCGATCTCGCCCCCGAATGGGAAGACGAGGACCTCTGA